Proteins found in one Plasmodium knowlesi strain H genome assembly, chromosome: 12 genomic segment:
- a CDS encoding N6-adenine-specific methylase, putative: MSPSIFVALKFLLIGTFYFLQNGSIKFGHAWCVRNAYLRNEQVNGKGRNVFGAGGLCYLTGIRGISWGGKTDQARRNIRHVCRRGRGNVVVVEAMKEEEGQGEDHPGENNTKLEDPTNLGEVSTQKKRTKREIKKDEYGIPQEKLNITRQMNSKIKSKYKFCKVKTYRETININYKKKKILSIHEGKFKNRRIYSPDTYTRPMMSKVKESLFSILSHLGIFSNSTMNVLDVFSGSGNLGIECISRDIAHVTFVDLSLNSCKTIYENLKLCNINLSYNQIIRADAMELLKNPLKFHIGEKFHLAFFTPPYEQIVYSELIQNISSSELFDRDSLVFIEYPKEIEMLPQRVYNMIGLRNRKFGRTYFALYVLNSSGKYLSAERKDEFYPLHYNRKQRRQEKYL; the protein is encoded by the coding sequence aTGAGCCCGTCAATATTTGTGGCATTGAAGTTCCTTTTGATTggcacattttattttctccaaaatggtAGTATAAAATTTGGCCACGCGTGGTGTGTGAGGAATGCATATTTGAGAAATGAGCAGGTGAACGGCAAAGGTAGAAATGTGTTTGGCGCAGGAGGACTGTGTTATCTGACCGGAATACGAGGCATCTCCTGGGGGGGTAAAACAGACCAAGCGAGAAGGAACATTCGTCATGTGTgtagaaggggaaggggaaatgtGGTTGTTGTAGAAgcaatgaaggaagaagagggcCAAGGAGAGGATCACCCGGGAGAGAATAATACTAAATTGGAAGATCCCACAAACCTGGGGGAAGTATCCACGCAGAAGAAGAGAacgaaaagagaaataaaaaaggacgaGTATGGAATCCCGCAGGAAAAGCTAAACATAACAAGGCAAATGAACagcaaaataaaatccaAGTATAAATTCTGCAAAGTAAAGACATACAGGGAAactataaatataaattacaaaaagaagaaaattttaagcaTTCATGAagggaaatttaaaaatagaagGATATACTCACCTGATACTTACACGAGGCCAATGATGAGCAAAGTGAAGGAATCTTTATTTAGCATTTTGTCCCACTTGGGGATATTCAGTAATTCCACCATGAACGTTTTGGACGTGTTTAGTGGAAGTGGTAACCTGGGCATCGAGTGCATTTCAAGAGACATAGCTCACGTAACCTTCGTAGACTTATCACTGAATAGCTGTAAAACTATTTACGAAAATTTAAAACTCTGTAATATTAACCTTTCGTACAATCAAATAATAAGGGCAGATGCAATGGAGTTGTTAAAAAATCCTTTGAAGTTTCACATCGGAGAGAAATTTCACTTAGCTTTTTTTACTCCACCGTATGAACAAATTGTATACAGTGAGTTGATACAAAATATTTCCAGCAGTGAGCTCTTCGACCGTGATAGTCTTGTGTTTATTGAGTATCCGAAGGAGATTGAGATGTTGCCCCAGCGGGTGTACAATATGATAGGATTaaggaatagaaaatttggaagaacCTACTTTGCTTTGTACGTTCTGAACAGTTCAGGTAAATATCTTTCTGCTGAAAGGAAGGATGAATTTTACCCGCTCCATTATAATCGTAAGCAGCGCAGACAGGAAAAATATCTTTAA
- a CDS encoding ubiquitin-activating enzyme E1, putative, giving the protein MEEDEEFTRQISLWGPTHQEILRTSSVCLLGSSLIIMEVAKGLMLSGIRNITIVDNTCVTTEDAKYYIFSKGHEILNEYQCKVVRENLMKMNQLANITCIVKNPLNYMNELDSNGDLYDVIVCSLSVKNNLSVEKICRRKGRKIITCNVEGGLGYVHVSGGGHLYVDTCGKKRREKSEWAIYIHLSQCLYDELKEYVRRVDYASLSGCGWRDKIIFLTKCYQDFRLEEADATRDGESIERNSRSHRGGHSYYQSDNRIQCDGPFLTFLGEKLKLKDDPQFPPPDEATYTMLGVRNVMQRIKETLLGNRRERTWQNHIFIFLVVLKSFIKEQKGLPFLLDLKSENPDGGKTISCLDKILVSRKLKDEKQLEELIDKKKQKYKFRKPFTLSHFVYFFWNFLFIRRVESRSNTRDNSLREHFLEFALLYGFGLKPINEGLLSMCRRGGSPPPHYCYYLEQKMKKTRGNLLLCGRHMNLLHFGEGNMNGKIKKELSKRVELSVLHDEGETHIDGYDGAKRLHYLLPYVDANRNIFFNAVREVESTFHRLVCDVRGYGVCVQMVIAGLVTQEAVKMCSLYLEPQSSYFFFTAGKGYGSANIGTAIH; this is encoded by the coding sequence ATGGAGGAGGACGAAGAATTCACGAGACAAATTTCCTTGTGGGGACCGACGCACCAGGAGATCCTGAGGACGAGCTCAGTGTGCCTACTTGGGAGCAGCCTCATCATCATGGAAGTTGCAAAAGGGTTGATGTTGAGCGGCATAAGGAACATCACCATTGTAGACAACACATGTGTAACCACAGAGGATGCAAAATATTACATTTTCTCCAAAGGGCATGAAATACTAAATGAGTACCAATGCAAAGTAGTGAGAgaaaatttgatgaaaatgaatCAGCTAGCTAATATTACATGCATAGTTAAGAACCCACTGAACTACATGAACGAGCTGGACTCAAATGGGGATCTATACGATGTGATTGTCTGTAGCTTATCTGTAAAGAATAATTTGTctgttgaaaaaatttgtagaaggaaaggaagaaaaattataacaTGCAATGTTGAAGGGGGCTTAGGTTATGTACATGTGAGTGGGGGAGGCCATCTGTATGTGGATACTTgtggcaaaaaaaggagagaaaaatctGAATGGGCGATTTATATTCACTTGTCTCAGTGTCTATATGACGAACTGAAGGAATATGTAAGAAGGGTAGATTACGCCTCCCTTAGCGGCTGCGGATGGAGGGATAAAATTATATTCCTGACCAAATGCTACCAGGACTTTCGCTTGGAGGAGGCCGATGCCACCAGAGACGGAGAAAGTATAGAACGCAACAGCAGAAGCCATAGAGGTGGCCACAGCTACTATCAATCTGACAACAGAATCCAGTGTGATGGCCCCTTTTTAACCTTCCTGGGTGAAAAACTAAAGTTAAAGGATGATCCACAGTTCCCCCCCCCGGATGAAGCAACGTACACGATGCTCGGCGTAAGGAACGTCATGCAGAGGATTAAGGAGACTCTGCTTGGAAACAGAAGGGAAAGGACCTGGCAGAaccacatttttatattcctgGTCGTTTTAAAGAGCTTTataaaagaacaaaagggATTACCCTTCCTGTTGGATCTGAAAAGTGAGAACCCTGATGGTGGCAAGACGATCAGTTGTCTGGATAAAATTTTGGTAAGCAGAAAACTGAAGGACGAAAAACAACTCGAAGAACTTATCGAcaagaagaaacagaaatataaatttaGAAAACCATTTACTCTATCCCattttgtgtattttttctggaattttctctttattcgAAGGGTTGAGAGTAGGAGTAACACAAGGGACAACTCCTTGCGGGAGCACTTCCTAGAATTTGCTCTTCTCTACGGTTTTGGACTGAAACCTATAAATGAAGGTCTCCTGAGCATGTGCAGACGCGGGGGAAGCCCCCCTCCACATTACTGCTATTATTTGGAgcagaagatgaagaagacaaGGGGTAATTTACTCTTGTGTGGCAGACACATGAACCTCCTCCATTTTGGTGAAGGAAACATGaatgggaaaattaaaaaggaattaagTAAGCGTGTTGAATTATCGGTGCTACATGATGAGGGAGAGACACACATAGATGGGTACGATGGTGCGAAACGGTTGCATTATTTACTCCCCTATGTAGATGCaaatagaaatattttttttaacgcggTGCGGGAAGTGGAGAGCACATTCCATCGATTGGTTTGCGATGTGAGGGGTTACGGAGTGTGCGTGCAGATGGTCATTGCGGGTTTGGTTACGCAGGAGGCGGTTAAAATGTGTTCGTTGTATTTGGAACCGCAGTCGagttatttcttcttcactgcGGGGAAGGGGTACGGCAGTGCGAACATTGGTACAGCAATACATTGA
- a CDS encoding small nuclear ribonucleoprotein E, putative has protein sequence MAVTNKKLQKIMTQPINQIFRFFTNKTMVQIWLYDKPDTRIEGKILGFDEYMNMVLDESAEVSVKKNTRKDLGKILLKGDTITLIMEAKKAEEEEE, from the exons ATGGCGGTGACAAATAAgaagttgcaaaaaattatgacccAGCCtata AACCAAATTTTCAGATTTTTCACGAACAAAACGATGGTCCAAATTTGGCTGTACGATAAACCAGACACCCGCATTGAGGGAAAAATTCTG GGATTCGATGAATACATGAATATGGTGTTAGACGAGTCAGCAGAAGTTTCAGTTAAGAAGAACACGAGAAAAGACCTAGGCAAGATTCTTCTGAAGGGGGACACCATCACGCTAATAATGGAAGC gaaaaaagcggaagaagaagaagaatag
- a CDS encoding lysine--tRNA ligase, putative, which yields MFRYLLPILRYHKNFGSHFYKQHSFPLTILNKNKNIICPVNCKQTFTKMSEKKEHVMEGEKKVPSKQQVKDKKKEEEAEIDPRLYYENRSKFVQEQKAKGINPYPHKFERTITVPEFVEKYQNLASGEHLENTVLNVTGRIMRVSASGQKLRFFDLVGDGAKIQVLANFAFHDHTKSNFAEAYDKIRRGDIVGIVGFPGKSKKGELSIFPKETIILSPCLHMLPMKYGLKDTEIRSRQRYLDLMINESTRSTFITRTKIINYLRNFLNDRGFIEVETPTMNLVAGGANAKPFITHHNDLDLDLYLRIATELPLKMLIVGGIDKVYEIGKVFRNEGIDNTHNPEFTSCEFYWAYADFYDLIKWSEDFFSTLVMHLFGTYKILYNKDGPDKDPIEIDFTPPYPKVSIVEELEKLTNTKLEQPFDSPETINKMINLIKENKIEMPNPPTAAKLLDQLASHFIENQYPNKPFFIIEHPQIMSPLAKYHRSKPGLTERLEMFICGKEVLNAYTELNDPFKQKECFSAQQKDREKGDAEAFQFDAPYCTSLEYGLPPTGGLGLGIDRITMFLTNKNCIKDVILFPTMRPAN from the exons ATGTTCAGATATTTACTCCCCATCCTGAGGTACCATAAAAATTTCGGAAGCCACTTTTACAAACaacattccttcccattaACAATTCTGaacaagaataaaaatatcatctGCCCGGTTAACTGCAAACAGACCTTCACCAAAATGAGTGAGAAAAAGGAGCATGTGATGGAGGGCGAGAAGAAAGTCCCCAGCAAGCAGCAAGTCAA ggacaagaaaaaggaggaagaagccgAGATCGACCCACGTCTATACTACGAGAACAGATCCAAGTTCGTTCAGGAACAGAAGGCCAAGGGCATCAACCCTTACCCACACAAATTTGAGAGGACGATAACGGTGCCAGAATTTGTGGAAAAGTACCAAAACCTAGCCAGCGGAGAGCACCTCGAAAATACCGTTCTAAATGTGACTGGAAGAATAATGAGGGTGTCCGCCTCAGGACAGAAGTTGCGTTTTTTCGACTTGGTTGGCGATGGAGCCAAAATACAAGTACTAGCCAACTTCGCATTCCATGACCATACCAAGTCAAATTTCGCAGAAGCGTACGACAAAATAAGAAGGGGAGATATCGTAGGAATTGTGGGATTCccaggaaaaagcaaaaagggaGAGTTAAGTATATTCCCGAAAGAAACCATCATCCTCTCTCCCTGTCTCCACATGTTGCCAATGAAGTATGGATTGAAGGACACAGAAATTAGGTCACGACAGAGGTACTTAGATTTAATGATAAACGAATCCACCAGAAGTACCTTTATCACcagaacaaaaattattaattattTAAGAAATTTTCTCAACGATAGAGGATTCATAGAAGTAGAAACCCCAACCATGAATTTAGTAGCGGGGGGTGCAAATGCTAAGCCATTTATTACCCACCATAATGACTTAGACTTGGATCTCTACCTCCGTATTGCTACGGAGCTACCTCTAAAAATGTTAATCGTAGGAGGGATAGATAAAGTCTATGAAATAGGAAAGGTGTTcagaaatgaaggaataGATAATACCCATAACCCTGAGTTTACGTCATGTGAATTTTATTGGGCCTATGCAGATTTTTATGATCTCATCAAATGGtcagaagattttttttccactttagTTATGCACTTATTTGGGACttataaaattttgtatAATAAAGATGGCCCAGATAAAGATCCCATAGAAATAGATTTCACCCCTCCCTATCCTAAAGTTTCCATCGTGGAGgagttggaaaaattaaccaACACAAAGTTAGAACAACCATTTGACTCTCCAGAAACAATAAACAAAATGATCAATTTgattaaagaaaataagatcGAAATGCCAAACCCTCCGACTGCTGCAAAACTACTAGATCAGCTGGCTTCCCACTTTATAGAAAATCAATATCCTAACAAACCTTTCTTTATTATTGAGCACCCACAAATTATGAGTCCCTTAGCAAAATATCATAGATCCAAACCAGGGTTAACTGAACGTTTGGAAATGTTTATCTGTGGGAAGGAAGTTCTAAATGCTTACACAGAATTGAATGACCCTTTTAAacagaaggaatgtttttcaGCGCAGCAAAAGGATAGGGAAAAGGGAGATGCGGAGGCCTTTCAGTTTGATGCTCCATATTGTACATCCTTGGAATATGGACTACCACCCACAGGTGGTCTTGGCCTCGGTATAGACCGAATCACTATGTTCCTAACCAACAAGAATTGTATTAAGGATGTGATCCTCTTTCCAACCATGCGCCCTGCGAATTAA
- a CDS encoding GPN-loop GTPase, putative, producing the protein MKYGQVVVGPAGSGKTNYCKLMKEFMKIKKRNCYVVNLDSASEEYYYERKKKAMNTTSNIEKELKQHYDTIYDIDIRNYVDVNSLMEDQMLGPNCALLRSVELLYENSYLLEDELNNYDDDESYFIIDTPGQIELYTHTDYFKKILNIFTDQNIRLIVVFLVDISFISSNTKLLSAYLTSLSTMINFELPHINILTKCDLLVSKNYYQELRKFKHNNNFFFQRKLYKKIKRKIKGGRGSRFFLEEQAEQSNDEEKRPCDDFGDTFLKEMEYISGEKSFKDEYILCSDYDKRSVSSFSSASMSEGRREKFGKNSSDEHSSSSVRSEEMEEKIYQKNYEKLNDILSLDPHDIVMTANKCMSRKYYKLNNAFAHIIEDFNLVSFIPLNIYDDDNVDFIINSIDMIIQYGEDKDVNDNYDM; encoded by the coding sequence ATGAAGTACGGGCAAGTCGTGGTGGGACCTGCTGGGAGCgggaaaacaaattattGCAAGCTGATGAAAGaatttatgaaaataaaaaaaagaaattgctaTGTAGTCAATTTGGACAGCGCAAGTGAAGAGTATTATTatgagaggaagaagaaagcgaTGAACACCACGTCCAACATAGAGAAGGAATTGAAGCAACATTATGACACTATATACGACATCGATATAAGGAATTACGTGGATGTAAATAGCCTAATGGAAGATCAGATGCTTGGCCCCAATTGTGCTTTACTAAGGAGTGTAGAATTATTGTACGAAAATTCATATTTGCTGGAAGACGAATTAAATAACTACGACGATGATGAAAGTTATTTCATCATTGATACTCCTGGACAGATAGAGctgtacacacacacggattattttaagaaaattttaaacatATTCACTGATCAAAATATAAGATTGATAGTTGTCTTTTTAGTagatatttcttttattagtTCGAATACGAAACTGCTATCAGCCTATCTCACCAGCTTATCCACCATGATAAATTTTGAATTACCtcacattaatatattaaccAAATGTGACCTCCTGGTGAGTAAAAACTACTACCAAGAATTGAGAAAATTTAAGCATAACaataacttcttcttccagaGGAAGTTATATAAAAAGATTAAGAGAAAGATTAAAGGTGGCCGAGGTAGCCGCTTTTTTCTGGAGGAGCAAGCGGAACAGAGTaacgatgaagaaaaacGGCCATGTGATGATTTCGGGGACACCTTTCTGAAAGAAATGGAATACATAAGCGGTGAGAAGTCTTTTAAAGACGAGTATATTTTGTGTTCCGATTATGACAAGAGAAGCGTTTCAAGTTTCTCTTCTGCGAGCATGTCCGAgggaaggagagaaaaattcggaaaaaattcatcagACGAGCACAGCAGTAGCAGCGTGCGATccgaagaaatggaagaaaaaatttaccaaaaaaattatgaaaaattaaatgataTACTTTCATTGGACCCCCATGATATTGTCATGACGGCCAACAAATGCATGTCAAGGAAATACTACAAACTGAACAATGCCTTTGCGCATATTATCGAGGACTTCAATTTGGTTTCCTTTATCCCGTTAAATATTTACGACGATGATAACGTAGATTTTATTATCAACTCGATAGATATGATCATACAGTACGGGGAGGACAAGGACGTGAACGACAATTACGACATGTGA